Proteins encoded within one genomic window of Pectobacterium araliae:
- the dusC gene encoding tRNA dihydrouridine(16) synthase DusC, whose product MRVLLAPMEGVLDSLVRELLTEVNDYDLCITEFLRVVDQCLPVKSFYRLCPELHHASRTQSGTLVRVQLLGQYPQWLAENAARAVELGSYGVDLNCGCPSKLVNGSGGGATLLKDPELIYQGAKAMREAVPAHLPVTVKIRLGWDSGARQFEIADAVQQAGASELAVHGRTKEDGYKAECINWQAIGDIRQRLRIPVIANGEIWDWQSAQDCMATTGCDAIMLGRGALNVPNLSRVIKYNEPRMPWPEVMLLLQKYVRLEKQGDTGMYHVARIKQWLGYLRKEYEDATELFSEIRTLKTSTDIARVIGEP is encoded by the coding sequence ATGCGTGTTCTGCTTGCCCCGATGGAAGGGGTTCTTGACTCATTAGTGCGAGAGCTGCTGACCGAAGTAAATGATTATGATCTATGCATCACCGAATTTTTACGTGTGGTGGATCAGTGCCTGCCAGTGAAATCCTTTTATCGCCTTTGCCCGGAGCTACACCACGCTAGCCGCACGCAGTCGGGTACGCTGGTGCGTGTGCAGCTATTGGGGCAATACCCGCAGTGGCTGGCGGAGAATGCGGCGCGGGCGGTGGAACTGGGCTCGTATGGCGTCGATCTTAACTGCGGCTGCCCGTCGAAGCTGGTGAACGGTAGCGGGGGCGGGGCGACGTTGTTAAAAGATCCCGAGCTGATTTATCAAGGCGCAAAAGCCATGCGTGAGGCGGTGCCTGCGCATTTACCCGTCACGGTGAAGATCCGCCTGGGCTGGGATTCTGGCGCTCGTCAGTTTGAAATTGCTGATGCGGTGCAGCAGGCGGGGGCAAGCGAATTGGCAGTGCATGGTCGCACCAAAGAAGACGGTTATAAGGCTGAGTGCATTAACTGGCAGGCGATAGGGGACATTCGTCAGCGTCTGCGAATTCCGGTGATCGCCAATGGTGAAATCTGGGACTGGCAGAGTGCTCAGGATTGTATGGCGACGACGGGCTGCGATGCCATCATGTTGGGGCGGGGCGCGCTGAATGTGCCGAATCTGAGCCGCGTGATTAAGTATAACGAGCCGCGTATGCCGTGGCCGGAAGTCATGCTATTGCTACAGAAATATGTGCGGCTGGAAAAGCAGGGTGATACGGGAATGTATCACGTCGCACGCATCAAACAGTGGCTTGGCTATTTGCGTAAGGAGTACGAGGACGCCACCGAATTATTCAGCGAAATTCGCACCTTGAAGACCTCAACGGATATCGCCCGTGTGATTGGTGAACCATAA
- a CDS encoding epoxyqueuosine reductase QueH, giving the protein MSNVKTAEFKRPQLVLPNSADKLLLHSCCAPCSGEVMEALTASGIDYTIFFYNPNIHPQREYLIRKEENIRFAEQHNVPFIDADYDADNWFERAKGMEWEPERGVRCTMCFDMRFERTALYAAENGFSVISSSLGISRWKNMQQITECGQNAAQKYPGVTYWDYNWRKGGGSARMIEISKRERFYQQEYCGCIYSLRDSNKHRKSQGRDIIRIGKLYYGDEAE; this is encoded by the coding sequence ATGTCGAATGTCAAAACCGCAGAATTTAAACGTCCCCAGCTTGTACTGCCCAACAGCGCAGACAAACTGCTGCTGCACTCCTGCTGTGCGCCTTGCTCGGGTGAAGTCATGGAAGCCCTCACCGCTTCTGGCATCGATTACACCATTTTCTTCTATAACCCCAACATTCATCCCCAGCGTGAGTATCTGATCCGCAAAGAGGAAAACATCCGTTTCGCCGAACAGCATAACGTGCCGTTCATCGATGCAGATTACGACGCAGATAACTGGTTCGAACGCGCCAAAGGCATGGAGTGGGAACCCGAACGTGGCGTTCGCTGCACCATGTGTTTTGATATGCGCTTCGAGCGAACAGCGCTGTACGCCGCGGAAAACGGCTTTAGCGTCATTTCCAGTTCGCTAGGGATTTCCCGTTGGAAAAACATGCAGCAGATTACCGAATGTGGCCAGAACGCGGCACAGAAATACCCCGGTGTCACCTACTGGGATTACAACTGGCGTAAAGGCGGCGGTTCGGCTCGCATGATCGAAATCAGTAAGCGTGAACGTTTCTATCAACAGGAATATTGCGGCTGCATTTATTCCCTGCGCGATTCCAATAAGCACCGCAAATCACAGGGGCGCGATATTATCCGCATCGGTAAGCTGTATTACGGCGACGAAGCCGAATAA